In Micromonospora sp. WMMD980, the following are encoded in one genomic region:
- a CDS encoding malectin domain-containing carbohydrate-binding protein gives MTHPSAPRRRVLAALAAVALTAAGLAPAAPAGAAPNHTTVVKPVPTTASPDIVDGAVDAIHDAGTKIIVAGSFHTVQNRNSDTDIPRNYLLAFDKATGAVDTAFVPTVDNEVYAVVAGPTPGTVFVAGKFNTVNGVTRRKVALLDVATGALVTGFAPPAFNGLVNDIAVVGNRLLVGGIFTTAGNTTPRGGLASLNATTGAVDTYVTTALTEHHNYDGVSGSNAGVGVEKMALSPDGTRLVVIGNFKLADGVLHDQIVQLDLGATEATVADWNTSRYTPRCKWQAFDSYMRDIAYAPDGSYFVVVTTGSPYAGTLCDAAARFEAGTTAVDAQPTWIDYTGGDTFLSVGVSEQAVYVGGHFRWLNNTAGADNARAGAVGRASIAALDPRTGLPLSWNPGRHPRGIGASEMLVTPSGLWVGGDTSWIGNFQYRRERIAFFPLAGGTAPHPTTSATLPGNVYQAGVPKPTNVLYRVNAGGPAVAATDGGPDWAVDDGGNPSPYHNGGSSAAGFAAVGALDATVPAGAPAALYRDERYDPAGAPEMTWQFPVPAGTEVQVRLYLANRYDGTGTAGKRVFDVALEGSTVLDDLDLSASVGHNVGTMREFTVVSDGSVDIEFRHVVENPLVDAIEIVKTGAPPTGTGDEVQARPYDGANVAGAASPVANPDDTAWSTARGAFWVGGTLFYGMDGALWRRSFDGTTFGAPALVDPYHDAYWDTVETDSGPAGQTYVGVTTGFYAEIPNVTGMFLAGGRLYYTLSGQNGLFWRWFTPDSGTVGADRFPVAGSGGLADAGAVFVAGDTLYKVNRTTGDLSATDWANGAPGTTFTVRSGPSLDGVDWRAKAVFVGP, from the coding sequence GTGACCCACCCCTCGGCCCCGCGCCGCCGCGTCCTCGCGGCCCTGGCCGCCGTCGCGCTCACCGCGGCCGGCCTCGCCCCGGCCGCCCCCGCCGGCGCCGCGCCCAACCACACGACAGTGGTCAAGCCCGTCCCCACCACCGCCTCGCCGGACATCGTGGACGGCGCCGTCGACGCGATCCACGACGCCGGCACGAAGATCATCGTGGCCGGTTCGTTCCATACCGTGCAGAACCGCAACTCCGACACCGACATCCCGCGTAACTACCTGCTCGCCTTCGACAAGGCCACCGGCGCCGTGGACACCGCGTTCGTGCCGACGGTCGACAACGAGGTGTACGCGGTGGTCGCCGGCCCGACCCCCGGCACCGTCTTCGTCGCCGGCAAGTTCAACACCGTCAACGGGGTGACCCGGCGCAAGGTGGCGCTGCTCGACGTCGCCACCGGGGCGCTGGTCACCGGCTTCGCCCCGCCGGCGTTCAACGGCCTGGTCAACGACATCGCCGTGGTCGGCAACCGGCTGCTGGTCGGCGGCATCTTCACCACGGCCGGCAACACCACCCCGCGCGGCGGGCTGGCCTCGCTCAACGCCACCACCGGCGCGGTGGACACCTATGTCACCACCGCGCTGACCGAGCACCACAACTACGACGGGGTCAGCGGCTCCAACGCCGGCGTCGGGGTGGAGAAGATGGCCCTCTCGCCGGACGGCACGAGGCTCGTGGTGATCGGCAACTTCAAGCTGGCCGACGGCGTGCTGCACGACCAGATCGTCCAACTGGACCTGGGCGCCACCGAGGCCACCGTGGCCGACTGGAACACCAGCCGCTACACGCCGCGCTGCAAGTGGCAGGCATTCGACTCGTACATGCGGGACATCGCGTACGCGCCGGACGGCAGCTACTTCGTGGTGGTCACCACCGGGTCGCCGTACGCCGGCACGCTCTGCGACGCCGCGGCCCGCTTCGAGGCCGGCACGACCGCCGTCGACGCGCAGCCGACCTGGATCGACTACACCGGCGGCGACACCTTCCTGTCGGTCGGGGTGAGTGAGCAGGCGGTCTACGTCGGCGGCCACTTCCGCTGGCTGAACAACACCGCCGGCGCCGACAACGCCCGGGCCGGCGCGGTCGGCCGGGCCAGCATCGCGGCGCTCGACCCGCGGACCGGCCTGCCGCTGTCCTGGAACCCGGGCCGGCACCCGCGCGGCATCGGGGCCTCCGAGATGCTCGTCACCCCGTCCGGGCTCTGGGTCGGCGGGGACACCTCGTGGATCGGCAACTTCCAGTACCGGCGCGAGCGGATCGCCTTCTTCCCGCTGGCCGGCGGCACCGCGCCGCACCCGACCACCTCGGCCACCCTGCCGGGCAACGTCTACCAGGCCGGGGTGCCGAAGCCGACGAACGTGCTGTACCGGGTGAACGCCGGCGGTCCGGCGGTGGCCGCCACCGACGGCGGGCCGGACTGGGCGGTCGACGACGGCGGCAACCCCAGCCCGTACCACAACGGCGGCAGCTCCGCCGCGGGCTTCGCCGCGGTCGGCGCGCTCGACGCGACAGTGCCGGCCGGCGCGCCCGCCGCGCTCTACCGCGACGAACGGTACGATCCGGCCGGCGCGCCGGAGATGACCTGGCAGTTCCCGGTGCCCGCCGGGACCGAGGTGCAGGTGCGGCTCTACCTGGCCAACCGGTACGACGGCACCGGCACCGCCGGCAAGCGCGTCTTCGACGTGGCGCTGGAGGGCAGCACCGTTCTCGACGACCTCGACCTGTCCGCCAGCGTCGGGCACAACGTGGGCACCATGCGGGAGTTCACCGTGGTCAGTGACGGCAGCGTCGACATCGAGTTCCGGCACGTGGTGGAGAACCCGCTGGTCGACGCCATCGAGATCGTCAAGACCGGCGCCCCGCCCACCGGCACCGGCGACGAGGTGCAGGCCCGCCCGTACGACGGGGCGAACGTGGCCGGCGCGGCGAGCCCGGTGGCGAACCCGGACGACACCGCCTGGTCCACCGCGCGCGGCGCGTTCTGGGTCGGCGGCACGCTGTTCTACGGGATGGACGGCGCGCTGTGGCGGCGGAGCTTCGACGGGACCACGTTCGGCGCCCCGGCGCTGGTCGACCCCTACCACGACGCCTACTGGGACACGGTGGAGACCGACTCCGGCCCGGCCGGGCAGACGTACGTCGGGGTGACCACCGGCTTCTACGCCGAGATCCCGAACGTGACCGGCATGTTCCTCGCCGGTGGTCGGCTCTACTACACGCTCTCCGGGCAGAACGGCCTGTTCTGGCGCTGGTTCACCCCGGACAGCGGCACGGTCGGCGCGGACCGGTTCCCGGTGGCCGGCTCCGGCGGGCTCGCCGACGCGGGCGCGGTCTTCGTCGCCGGCGACACGCTCTACAAGGTCAACCGGACCACCGGTGACCTGTCCGCCACCGACTGGGCGAACGGCGCGCCGGGCACCACGTTCACGGTGCGCAGCGGCCCGTCCCTCGACGGGGTCGACTGGCGCGCGAAGGCCGTCTTCGTCGGCCCGTGA
- a CDS encoding PQQ-binding-like beta-propeller repeat protein yields MSPVIDLGEMRHAEDGDEPLPAPPRRPPGRTARAVALGCLVLLTLAGAAGPARQPAPARVPAPQGAVFVALAGRLVVADGPGAVQRGGREVTAFRLPGGEPAWRFTLPAGAHVLGLTVGAGGLLVTSSPTGVGDTVVTLLDPTTGAVRWRQSGYPIATATGGLLVENPRPGGTGSVRSVDPASGVVRWSLPVPAQGVSYRREARGVTQLVLVEPDGRVAVHDADSGARLRAGRVSSVPDGVSHRFAQVVGGLLLVDDGAGAVTAYGLDRLDRLWTVPVDPRAGIWFTDCAGVICRRDQVGGAVALDPATGRSAWTDEGWLGFAPVGDRLIAATAGDGPELDLWTLEPATGRVLARLGRWRVTGRDDGSGTLAGLLGLRRLTGDRTLVGALDVPAGEARVRAVLPGSWDECADAGEALVCLRPAGGLAVWPVVR; encoded by the coding sequence GTGAGCCCGGTCATCGACCTGGGGGAGATGCGGCACGCCGAGGACGGCGACGAGCCGCTCCCCGCGCCGCCCCGGCGGCCGCCCGGCCGGACCGCCCGCGCGGTGGCGCTCGGCTGCCTGGTGCTGCTCACCCTCGCCGGCGCGGCGGGGCCGGCGCGGCAGCCGGCGCCGGCGCGGGTGCCCGCGCCGCAGGGTGCCGTCTTCGTGGCGCTGGCCGGTCGGCTGGTGGTGGCCGACGGCCCCGGCGCGGTCCAGCGGGGCGGCCGGGAGGTCACCGCCTTCCGGCTGCCCGGTGGCGAGCCGGCGTGGCGGTTCACGCTGCCCGCCGGCGCCCATGTGCTCGGCCTGACCGTCGGGGCCGGCGGACTGCTGGTGACGAGCAGTCCGACCGGGGTCGGTGACACGGTCGTCACGCTGCTCGATCCGACGACCGGGGCGGTCCGCTGGCGGCAGTCCGGTTACCCGATCGCGACCGCGACCGGCGGGCTGCTGGTCGAGAACCCCCGTCCGGGCGGCACCGGCAGCGTGCGGTCCGTCGACCCGGCGTCCGGCGTGGTGCGCTGGTCGTTGCCGGTGCCCGCGCAGGGGGTGTCGTACCGGCGGGAGGCCCGGGGCGTGACGCAGCTCGTGCTGGTCGAGCCGGACGGCCGGGTCGCGGTGCACGACGCCGACTCGGGCGCGCGCCTGCGCGCCGGCCGGGTGTCGTCCGTGCCGGACGGCGTCTCCCACCGGTTCGCGCAGGTCGTCGGCGGCCTGCTGCTGGTCGACGACGGCGCCGGCGCGGTCACCGCGTACGGGCTGGACCGGTTGGACCGGCTCTGGACGGTGCCGGTGGATCCGCGTGCCGGCATCTGGTTCACCGACTGCGCCGGCGTGATCTGCCGACGTGACCAGGTGGGCGGGGCGGTGGCCCTCGATCCCGCCACCGGCCGCTCGGCCTGGACGGACGAGGGGTGGCTCGGGTTCGCGCCGGTCGGCGACCGGTTGATCGCCGCGACGGCGGGGGACGGCCCGGAGCTGGACCTGTGGACGCTCGAACCGGCCACCGGCCGGGTGCTCGCCCGGCTCGGCCGCTGGCGCGTCACCGGCCGCGACGACGGGTCCGGCACGCTGGCCGGGCTGCTCGGGCTGCGTCGCCTCACCGGGGACCGCACGCTCGTCGGCGCGCTGGACGTGCCGGCCGGCGAGGCGCGGGTCCGGGCGGTCCTGCCGGGCTCCTGGGACGAGTGCGCGGACGCGGGCGAGGCGCTGGTGTGCCTGCGTCCGGCCGGCGGCCTGGCGGTCTGGCCGGTCGTCCGGTGA
- a CDS encoding response regulator transcription factor, producing the protein MRVLVVEDERNLADAIARGLRKRGMAVDVAYDGDAGHEAAFVTRYDVVILDRDLPGVHGDRICADLAASGALTRVLMLTASGTVADRVEGLQLGADDYLAKPFAFDELVARVQALGRRATPAAPPVLAVGDLELDPARRVVTRAGVPLDLTNKEFGVLAELLKARGAVVSSEELLERVWDANTDPFTTIVRVTVMTLRKKLGDPPLIDTVVGAGYRVGEPA; encoded by the coding sequence ATGCGGGTACTGGTGGTCGAGGACGAGCGCAACCTCGCCGACGCGATCGCGCGCGGGCTGCGCAAGCGCGGAATGGCGGTGGACGTCGCCTACGACGGCGACGCCGGGCACGAGGCGGCGTTCGTCACCCGCTACGACGTGGTGATCCTGGACCGGGACCTGCCGGGCGTGCACGGCGACCGGATCTGCGCCGACCTGGCCGCCTCCGGCGCGCTGACCCGGGTCCTCATGCTGACCGCGAGCGGGACCGTCGCGGACCGGGTCGAGGGGCTGCAACTCGGCGCCGACGACTACCTGGCCAAGCCGTTCGCCTTCGACGAGCTGGTGGCCCGGGTGCAGGCGTTGGGCCGGCGGGCCACCCCGGCCGCGCCGCCGGTGCTGGCGGTGGGCGACCTGGAACTCGACCCGGCCCGGCGCGTGGTGACCCGGGCCGGTGTCCCGCTCGACCTGACCAACAAGGAGTTCGGCGTGCTCGCCGAGCTGCTCAAGGCGCGCGGCGCGGTGGTCTCCAGCGAGGAACTGCTGGAGCGGGTCTGGGACGCGAACACCGACCCGTTCACCACGATCGTCCGGGTCACCGTGATGACCCTGCGCAAGAAGCTCGGCGACCCGCCGCTGATCGACACCGTGGTCGGCGCGGGCTACCGCGTCGGTGAGCCCGCGTGA
- the dxs gene encoding 1-deoxy-D-xylulose-5-phosphate synthase, producing the protein MSVEEGTANHGRLLGAVRGPQDVKRMTAEQLDILAAEIRDFLIAKVSRTGGHVGPNLGVVELTLAMHRVFDSPRDRLLFDTGHQAYVHKILTGRQEGFDKLRQRGGLSGYPSQAESEHDLIENSHASTALSYADGLAKAYALRGEKRSVVAVVGDGALTGGMCWEALNNIATAGNPLVIVVNDNGRSYSPTIGGLADHLSSLRLNPGYEKVLDTVKDALGNTPFVGKPMYEVLHAVKKGIKDAVAPQAMFEDLGIKYVGPVDGHDVPAVEAALRAAKNFGGPVIVHAVTRKGYGYRPAEDDEADCLHGPGAFDAETGKLLAVPSVKWTNVFADELVAIADERPDVVGITAAMAEPTGIATLARKYPKRVYDVGIAEQHAATSAAGLAMGGLHPVVAVYATFLNRAFDQVLLDVAMHKLPVTFVLDRAGITGPDGPSHYGIWDMSVFGVVPGLRIAAPRDSATLREELREAIAVDDGPTILRFPTGTVAADLPAVRRVGPVDVLAESARTDVLLVAVGSFAGLGMEVAARVAEQGYGVTVVDPRWVRPVPAELVELAAGHRLVVTVEDGVRIGGVGSALAQAMRDADVRVPVRDLGVPADWHPHGTRAQILSDLGLTAQDVARDVTGWISGLDAAPVDPATDGAAAQN; encoded by the coding sequence ATGAGTGTTGAAGAGGGCACGGCCAACCACGGTCGGCTGCTGGGCGCCGTCCGCGGCCCGCAGGACGTGAAGCGGATGACCGCTGAGCAACTGGACATCCTCGCCGCCGAGATCCGGGACTTCCTGATCGCGAAGGTCTCCCGCACCGGCGGGCACGTCGGCCCCAACCTGGGCGTCGTCGAGCTGACCCTGGCCATGCACCGGGTCTTCGACTCCCCGCGCGACCGGCTCCTCTTCGACACCGGCCACCAGGCGTACGTGCACAAGATCCTCACCGGCCGGCAGGAGGGCTTCGACAAGCTCCGCCAGCGCGGTGGCCTCTCCGGCTACCCCAGCCAGGCGGAGAGCGAGCACGACCTGATCGAGAACTCGCACGCCTCCACCGCCCTGTCCTACGCCGACGGCCTGGCCAAGGCGTACGCGCTGCGCGGCGAGAAGCGGTCCGTGGTGGCCGTGGTCGGCGACGGCGCGCTCACCGGCGGCATGTGCTGGGAGGCGCTGAACAACATCGCCACCGCCGGGAACCCGCTGGTCATCGTGGTCAATGACAACGGCCGGTCCTACTCGCCGACCATCGGCGGCCTCGCCGACCACCTGTCGTCGCTGCGGCTCAACCCCGGCTACGAGAAGGTGCTCGACACCGTCAAGGACGCCCTCGGCAACACCCCGTTCGTCGGCAAGCCGATGTACGAGGTGCTGCACGCGGTCAAGAAGGGCATCAAGGACGCGGTCGCCCCGCAGGCCATGTTCGAGGACCTCGGCATCAAATATGTGGGCCCGGTCGACGGCCACGACGTGCCGGCGGTCGAGGCGGCGCTGCGCGCGGCGAAGAACTTCGGCGGCCCGGTGATCGTGCACGCGGTGACCCGCAAGGGCTACGGCTACCGTCCCGCCGAGGACGACGAGGCGGACTGCCTGCACGGCCCCGGCGCGTTCGACGCCGAGACCGGCAAGCTGCTCGCCGTGCCGTCGGTGAAGTGGACCAACGTCTTCGCCGACGAGCTGGTGGCGATCGCCGACGAGCGCCCCGACGTGGTCGGCATCACCGCCGCCATGGCCGAGCCCACCGGCATCGCCACGCTGGCCCGCAAGTACCCGAAGCGGGTCTACGACGTGGGCATCGCCGAGCAGCACGCGGCCACCTCCGCCGCCGGCCTGGCGATGGGCGGCCTGCACCCGGTGGTCGCGGTCTACGCCACGTTCCTCAACCGCGCCTTCGACCAGGTCCTGCTGGACGTGGCGATGCACAAGCTGCCGGTCACGTTCGTGCTGGACCGGGCCGGTATCACCGGCCCGGACGGGCCCAGCCACTACGGCATCTGGGACATGTCGGTCTTCGGGGTGGTGCCGGGCCTGCGGATCGCCGCGCCCCGCGACTCGGCCACGCTGCGCGAGGAGCTGCGCGAGGCGATCGCCGTCGACGACGGCCCGACCATCCTGCGCTTCCCGACCGGCACCGTCGCCGCCGACCTGCCGGCCGTGCGCCGGGTCGGCCCGGTCGACGTGCTGGCCGAGTCGGCGCGTACCGACGTGCTGCTGGTCGCGGTCGGCTCGTTCGCCGGCCTCGGCATGGAGGTCGCCGCCCGGGTCGCCGAGCAGGGCTACGGCGTCACCGTGGTCGACCCGCGCTGGGTCCGCCCGGTCCCCGCCGAGCTGGTCGAGCTGGCCGCCGGGCACCGGCTCGTGGTCACCGTCGAGGACGGCGTCCGCATCGGTGGCGTCGGCTCCGCGCTGGCCCAGGCCATGCGGGACGCCGACGTCCGCGTGCCGGTGCGCGACCTGGGCGTACCGGCCGACTGGCACCCGCACGGCACCCGCGCGCAGATCCTGTCCGACCTGGGACTGACCGCGCAGGACGTGGCCCGCGACGTCACCGGCTGGATCTCCGGCCTGGACGCCGCCCCGGTCGACCCGGCCACCGACGGGGCCGCCGCGCAGAACTGA
- a CDS encoding PQQ-binding-like beta-propeller repeat protein, translating into MTVIDLGELRDDAPASGAPGRPPRAAGRPFRCAVVLSVALVTLAAAVPPARPAPRRIPGGTGAAAFLSGDRVYVALRSTQRPGRDVVAYHEGRERWRAGMPGTGDVVGLWQQGGRVLAVGTGEGEGWETVAFDAGTGALRRRQSGLAFPAGDALLLRPVGGPGSQPVRRLAVADGRTLWTAPAPDGQDVQFSYGSSGVERILLVPNAGRTVVLDAVTGARLAVRNLHPEELPGPRTTQATGGLFLETVQTSDAGATVNAYELDTLRLRWTVEMPLVDHLEQCGGLLCAARQDGGIRALDPGAGALRWTAERWQSVLRADAGRLLVGAGGTTGDHLAVLEEADGRLVADLGDWAVLPQSEMTGRIFLTRPLGGGRLLLAEPDLPGGPPVVRDVLTGTDCTAGTTLLVCRARSGDFTLRRLP; encoded by the coding sequence GTGACCGTCATCGATCTGGGTGAGCTGCGCGACGATGCCCCGGCATCCGGGGCGCCGGGCCGGCCGCCGCGTGCCGCGGGGCGGCCGTTCCGCTGCGCGGTGGTGCTGTCGGTGGCGCTCGTCACGCTCGCCGCCGCGGTGCCGCCGGCCCGACCCGCGCCGCGCCGCATCCCCGGCGGCACCGGGGCCGCCGCGTTCCTCTCCGGCGACCGGGTGTACGTGGCGCTGCGGTCCACGCAGCGGCCGGGCCGGGACGTCGTGGCGTACCACGAGGGTCGTGAGCGGTGGCGGGCCGGGATGCCCGGCACGGGCGACGTCGTCGGGTTGTGGCAACAGGGCGGGCGGGTGCTTGCCGTGGGCACCGGCGAGGGCGAGGGATGGGAGACGGTGGCGTTCGACGCCGGCACCGGCGCGCTCCGCCGGCGGCAGTCCGGCTTGGCGTTCCCGGCCGGCGACGCGCTGCTGCTGCGCCCGGTGGGTGGGCCGGGCTCGCAGCCGGTCCGCCGGTTGGCGGTGGCCGACGGGCGGACGCTCTGGACCGCGCCCGCGCCCGACGGACAGGACGTGCAGTTCAGCTATGGATCGTCCGGGGTCGAGAGGATCCTGCTGGTGCCGAACGCCGGCAGGACGGTGGTGCTGGACGCGGTGACCGGCGCCCGGCTGGCCGTTCGGAACCTGCACCCGGAGGAACTGCCCGGCCCGCGCACGACGCAGGCCACCGGCGGGCTCTTCCTGGAAACCGTCCAGACCTCGGACGCCGGCGCGACCGTGAACGCGTACGAGTTGGACACGCTCCGGTTGCGGTGGACCGTCGAGATGCCGCTGGTCGATCACCTGGAGCAGTGCGGGGGGCTGCTCTGCGCCGCCCGGCAGGACGGCGGAATACGCGCGCTCGATCCCGGCGCCGGCGCGCTGCGCTGGACCGCCGAGCGGTGGCAGAGCGTGCTCCGGGCCGACGCCGGCCGCCTGCTGGTGGGTGCCGGCGGCACCACCGGCGACCACCTGGCGGTGCTCGAGGAGGCGGACGGGCGGCTGGTCGCCGACCTCGGCGACTGGGCGGTGCTGCCGCAGAGCGAGATGACGGGGCGGATCTTCCTGACCCGGCCGTTGGGCGGCGGCCGGCTGCTCCTCGCCGAGCCGGACCTGCCGGGCGGCCCACCGGTGGTGCGTGACGTGCTCACCGGCACCGACTGCACCGCCGGTACGACGCTGCTGGTCTGCCGGGCGCGCAGCGGCGACTTCACGCTGCGGCGGTTGCCGTGA
- a CDS encoding VOC family protein, with the protein MSAEIHCVTVESDDPYALATWWARVLDRKLNDDDFPGDPEAVLVAPGGHGPDLLFVEVGERHGKGAFHLDLHPAEGTRDTEVARLRDLGATVVADRRRPDDTGWVVLADPEGNEFCVCRSPAERAASA; encoded by the coding sequence GTGAGTGCAGAGATCCACTGCGTGACCGTCGAATCCGACGACCCGTACGCCCTGGCCACCTGGTGGGCCCGGGTGCTCGACCGCAAGCTGAACGACGACGACTTCCCGGGTGACCCGGAAGCGGTCCTCGTCGCGCCCGGCGGGCACGGTCCCGACCTGCTCTTCGTCGAGGTGGGCGAGCGGCACGGCAAGGGCGCGTTCCACCTCGACCTGCATCCGGCCGAGGGCACCCGGGACACCGAGGTCGCGCGGCTACGGGACCTGGGGGCCACAGTGGTCGCCGACCGGCGTCGGCCGGACGATACCGGCTGGGTGGTGCTCGCCGACCCGGAGGGCAACGAGTTCTGCGTCTGTCGCAGCCCGGCGGAACGCGCCGCGTCGGCCTGA
- a CDS encoding peptidase C39 family protein, translating to MTGWQARVTLFRRVGAPGDPVLRSLGVVASADPAPAGDVAAGTGDVDALGGPSAGGARGRVLDVPRYAQRLHAGGETRWGGGGDSWCSPTCVSMVLDFWHAGPTPDRYAWVDPPGPRPVVVHAARHCYDHAYGGAGNWPFNTAYAATHGVDAFVTRLRSLAEAERFVAAGIPLVVSAAFTRGQVPGLDYDTRGHLIVLVGFNADGDPVLNDPYAPDDERVRRTVPRAPFEAAWQAGSGGIAYVLRPDSVPLPPAPEQANW from the coding sequence GTGACCGGTTGGCAGGCCCGCGTGACGCTGTTCCGCCGCGTCGGCGCCCCGGGCGACCCGGTGCTGCGCTCGCTCGGCGTGGTCGCCTCCGCCGATCCCGCCCCGGCCGGCGATGTCGCTGCCGGCACCGGAGACGTCGACGCGCTCGGCGGGCCGTCCGCCGGTGGCGCGCGGGGGCGGGTGCTGGACGTGCCGCGCTACGCGCAGCGGCTGCACGCCGGCGGCGAGACCCGCTGGGGTGGCGGCGGTGACTCCTGGTGCAGCCCCACCTGTGTGTCGATGGTGCTCGACTTCTGGCACGCCGGCCCCACCCCGGACCGGTACGCCTGGGTCGACCCGCCCGGCCCCCGGCCGGTCGTGGTGCACGCCGCCCGGCACTGCTACGACCACGCCTACGGCGGGGCGGGCAACTGGCCGTTCAACACCGCGTACGCGGCGACGCACGGGGTGGACGCGTTCGTCACCCGACTGCGCTCGCTGGCCGAGGCGGAACGGTTCGTGGCCGCCGGCATCCCGCTCGTCGTCTCGGCCGCCTTCACCCGGGGCCAGGTGCCCGGGCTGGACTACGACACCCGGGGGCACCTGATCGTGCTGGTCGGCTTCAACGCCGACGGCGACCCGGTGCTCAACGACCCGTACGCGCCGGACGACGAGCGGGTCCGCCGGACCGTGCCCCGGGCGCCGTTCGAGGCGGCCTGGCAGGCGGGCAGCGGCGGGATCGCGTATGTGCTGCGACCCGACTCGGTGCCGCTGCCCCCGGCCCCCGAGCAGGCCAACTGGTGA
- a CDS encoding HAMP domain-containing sensor histidine kinase, with protein MTAARRVRPTLRLRLTLLNGVLLVGAGAILVLLAWLLVRDALRPTDELLPGTTVVLTDGRTLDAGQWQRQLVDAASRELLVKGLLALLAISVVGVAGAYLVAGRALRPLHQVTATARRLGETTLDERIGWSGADDEVAELAETFDAMLDRISAAFEAQKRFVANASHELRTPLAVMRTEIDVTLSDDDADLGEYRRMAGVVREASERANGLVDALLVLARSEAQTGRRLARRAESDLAVGTANALSAVAREVERIGLKVHTSLRPAPVVGDPGLLDRLAGNLVENAVRYNHLHGRMWVRTGTDGQRSWLVVGNTGFEVAPTEVPGLFEPFRRGGQERTGARGSGLGLSIVRAVCDAHGGTVKAVAQPGGGLEVTVTLPSADPPAAT; from the coding sequence GTGACGGCCGCCCGGCGGGTACGGCCGACGCTGCGGCTGCGACTGACCCTGCTCAACGGCGTGCTCCTGGTCGGCGCCGGGGCGATCCTGGTGCTGCTGGCCTGGCTGCTGGTCCGCGACGCGCTGCGCCCCACCGACGAGCTGCTGCCCGGCACCACAGTGGTGCTCACCGACGGCCGTACCCTCGACGCCGGGCAGTGGCAGCGGCAACTCGTCGACGCCGCGTCGCGGGAACTGCTGGTCAAGGGGCTGCTGGCGTTGCTGGCGATCAGCGTCGTCGGGGTGGCCGGGGCCTACCTGGTGGCCGGTCGGGCGCTGCGCCCGCTGCACCAGGTCACCGCCACCGCCCGCCGGCTCGGTGAGACCACGCTCGACGAGCGGATCGGCTGGTCCGGCGCCGACGACGAGGTGGCCGAGCTGGCCGAGACGTTCGACGCGATGCTGGACCGGATCAGCGCCGCGTTCGAGGCGCAGAAACGGTTCGTCGCCAACGCCTCGCACGAGCTGCGCACGCCGCTCGCGGTGATGCGTACCGAGATCGACGTGACGCTCAGCGACGACGACGCGGACCTCGGCGAGTACCGCCGGATGGCGGGCGTGGTGCGGGAGGCATCCGAGCGGGCCAACGGACTGGTCGACGCGCTGCTGGTGCTGGCCCGCAGCGAGGCGCAGACCGGCCGGCGGCTGGCCCGCCGGGCCGAGAGCGACCTCGCCGTGGGCACCGCGAACGCGCTCTCCGCGGTGGCCCGAGAGGTGGAACGGATCGGCCTGAAGGTGCACACCTCGCTGCGCCCGGCGCCGGTGGTCGGCGACCCGGGGCTGCTCGACCGGCTGGCCGGCAACCTGGTGGAGAACGCGGTCCGCTACAACCACCTGCACGGCCGGATGTGGGTGCGCACCGGCACCGACGGGCAGCGCTCCTGGCTGGTGGTGGGGAACACCGGCTTCGAGGTCGCCCCGACCGAGGTGCCCGGCCTGTTCGAGCCGTTCCGTCGGGGCGGGCAGGAACGCACCGGGGCCCGCGGCTCCGGCCTCGGCCTGTCCATCGTGCGGGCGGTCTGCGACGCGCACGGCGGCACGGTGAAGGCGGTCGCCCAGCCCGGCGGCGGCCTGGAGGTGACGGTGACGCTCCCGTCGGCCGACCCGCCCGCGGCCACCTGA